The following is a genomic window from Nguyenibacter vanlangensis.
TTACCGAGCGGCCGCGATCTCCTGGTCGAAATCCGGGCTGTTTCGGTCAATCCCGTTGACACCAAGGTGCGAATGAGCGCCCCACCCGAACCCGGCCAATGGCGTGTTCTTGGATGGGACGCAGCAGGCATCGTGACGGCGACGGGACCAGACGTCCGCGACTTCACGATCGGGGATGAAGTCTTCTATGCCGGATCGCTGCACCGTTCGGGAACAAATGCCCAGTTCCACCTGGTCGATGAACGGATCGTGGGCCGCAAGCCGAAATCGCTGGACTGGGCGCAGGCCGCCGCGCTCCCGCTGACCGCGATCACGGCATGGGAGATGTTGTTCGACCGGATCGATATCCGGCGACCTGTCCCCGGAGTTGTCCCGTCCCTGCTGATCGTCGGCGGCGCGGGCGGCGTCGGCTCGATCGCGATCCAGCTTGCCCGTGTACTGACGGACCTGACCGTCATCGCCACGGCGTCGCGCCCCGAGACACAGGAATGGGTGCGAAACCTTGGCGCGCATCATGTGATCGACCACAGGAACTCCCTCGCGGGACAGGTGGCACGTCTCCCGACCGGCGCACCCGGCTTCGTCTTCTCCACGACACAAACGGATCAACACGTCGCCGATATCGTGGAGTTACTGGCACCACAGGGACATTTCGGGTTGATCGACGATCCGAAGGAACTCGACGCGTTGCCGCTCAAGCGCAAGAGCCTGTCGTTGCATTGGGAATTGATGTTCACCCGTCCCATGTTCGAAACAGCCGACATGGCCGAACAGGGGAAGCTCCTGAATGAGGTTTCCGCTTTGGTGGACAGCGGACGGATTCGTACGACGCTCGGGGAGAATTTCGGTCTCATCAATGCGGACAACCTGCGCCGCGCGCACGCCCTGGTCGAGAGCGGACAGGCAAAGGGCAAGATCGTTCTCACCGGCTTCGGTGAATGAGGAGACTCGACATGAACGAGACACCATCGGATCTGGTGCGGCGCTGGTATGCGACCGGCGACACGTCCTTGCTGGATGATGACATCGTGTGGGTCGTACTCGACAGTTTTCCAGAGGGCGGCCGCTATGTCGGCCGGGAAGCGGTCACGGAACGCTTTTTCCCCGCCGTGAAGGCCCATTTCACAGAATACGTCGCCCAGCCGGAAACCTTGCTGGCCGATGCAACCGACGTCGCGACGACCGGGTTTTATCGGGTGCGCACGCCGCTCGGAAGGACGGGCGAGATCGCCTTCGCACATTTCTGGACGATTCGGAACGGAAAAATCGCCGCATTTCACCAGGTGGCGGATACCGCGAAATTACGGGATCTCCTGATCGATGGGAAGAAGGGGTCATGAGCGCCGATAACGCGTCTTCGGCAAACGCAGGCGGCGGCCGCTTCGACCTCAACGCCATCGCCGCATCGTTTCCGGACTCGTCCGACACGATGCTGCTGGACACATATCTGACGGACTCCGCGTCCCGCAGTATCCGGGTTTTTCGCGTCTATCGTGGTGTACCTGCCCATTATCACACGCAATGCGACGAAATCCTGCATGTGCTCTCAGGCGAGGGGACTTTCTGGATCGATAACCCGGCCACCGAGGCGGCCTTCGTGCCGGGTCAGCTTCTCGTTTTCCCCAGACGCGCCGTCCATGCCCTACCGCGTATCCTGCGTGCCCCTGTCATATTCCTCGCCATCGACACACCGCGTCGGGCACAGGATGACATCACCTTTGTCGATCCCGAGGACGGTACCCCTGCCGAATTCATTGCGAAGATATGACACTATGAGCCTTCCCGAACCAAAGCTTCGACACTCGCGTCGCCGCGGGCATTCTTTCCCCCTTATAATAGCGGCAAGCCTGTTTCTGTGCGTCTCGACCGGAAACATGGAGATGGCTCATGCGCGATCTCTCCGCATCGAAGCCTCGAATTCAGTCCTGAACTGGAACGCGGTCGCCCTGGCCGCCCATCATGTGTTCGTAGGAGGACCACGCTGGACTGGCTTTTCCGGCCCATCTGTCGCCGTTTTGACGACAGGAGGCTTGCTCCGCCCCTTTCCGGATTCGATATGGAACGGGTGGAAACCTGGCCTTGACGCGAAACGGCGTTTCGTTAGCGTCAACGCCCTTCATATCGATCCCGAAGGCAAACTCTGGGTGGTCGATACGGGAACGCCGCTGTTTGGCCGCCCACCCGTCAAGGACGGTCCGAAACTGGTGCGCCTCGACCCGGCGACGGGGGATATCCTCCGCGTCTATCCGCTTGATCCGGTTATGGCTCCGCCAGGGAGTTATATCGACGACATCCGCTTCAACGGACCGCACGCCTATTTGACCGACGCTGGAAAAGGCGCAGTTCTGGTTCTCGATATCGCAACGGGCGTCTGTCGTCGCGTCCTCGACGGTGCCCCTGCCACACAGGCACGACCGGATCGACCGATCGTCATCGACGGACGCATCGTCAGGAACGGCAATGGTACGCCGCTCCTGATCAACGCCGACCCGCTCGAAGTCAGTCCCGACAGGAAGTACCTATATTTTGGGCCGCTCGAAGGGCCATGGTCGAAGGTGCCGACCGCGCTTCTGGATGATCCCGCGACACCTCCAGCGGTGCTTGCCGCGTCGGTTACTCCCTGGGCCGATCTTCCTCCGATCGGCGGCAGCGCGATGGATGAACGCGGAAACCTTTATTTCGTCGCCTTAAAAAATGAAACGGTTTATCGGCGTGATCCAGCGGGGAGGATCGTATCCCTCGCGTCGGATCATCGCCTGCACTGGGCAGATGCGCCTTTTCTCACACGCGATGGGCGGCTGTGGCTTCCCGTCGCCCAACTCGACCGACTGGCACAGTTTCAGCATGGTATATCGCGTGTCCAGTTTCCCTTTCTTCTGCTCTCTCTGAGCACGCAGCCATGAGCGAGTGTGTCATGGGCAAGCAGTCACGCACATAATCATGAATATCCGGTATCTGGCGTCACGAAAAACAATGAGCTAGAGCAGATCCCGTTCAAACGGACTCGTTTGAACGGGTGAAGATGCTCGATAAAATAACAACCTAGAGCCATATCCATGAACCGATATGAATGGATATGGCCCTGATGAAAGCATCGTAGCGCGCGAAACATCTATGATCGGGTCAAGCGCGTCAACCACCCCGCGCCCCCTCATTTCAATAGCCATGCCCCTCATAACCATAGCTGCCGCGTGAATTATTGCCGACATTCCCATAACCATCGCCACGGTACTGCCGCGTGCCCCGGTCGCCGTAATCCGGCCCGCAGGCCGTCAGCAGCAGCAGCCCCACCAGGGGCATGAATTTCAGCATCCGCATCGTTCTCTATCTCCACATCCGGCGCAACACACCGTCGCGCAGCACCAGCGCGTGATACAGCGCCGCCGCCGCATGGCCCAGTGCCGCGATGATGATCACCCAGGCCAGCCAGCCATGCAGACTGCCGAGGCGCTGATGCGCCACTGGCGACATCAGCGCGAAGGGGAGCGCGAAGGGCGACGCGATCGGCACCCCGAAGGCCACCACCGGCTGCCCGGCCGACCAGCGGGCCAGATATCCTAGGGCGATGACGCCGCCCAGCAGGACATAAAGCCCCCCATGGGCCAGGGGCGCCAGCCGCGCGCCCGGGGCCGGACCGGCGGCGAAGCGGATCGCCCGCCCACCCGTCAGCCGCCAGGCCACCCGGGTCACGAACAACGCCGCCAGCAGCACCCCCAGCGACAGATGCACAGATACGATCGGCCCATGCCAGGCATGGGGCACCCTGTGCATCAATTCGCCCAGCACGAACTGCGCCAGGATCAGCACGGCACAACTCCAATGCAGCCAGCGCGTCTCCGCACCATAGCGCACCGGCGCCGTCGGCGCCCGCACCGCGTCGATCACCTCGAACCCGCTCATGTTCCCTCCACCGCTGTTCCCTCCACTGCGCCACGCACCGGCACCCCGTACAAACCCGCATCTCCGTCGCGCCGGCCATCAGCACCGGGCCATCAACGCCGAGCCATCAACGCCGGGCCATCAACAACGTCATCACCGCATCGCCGAACCCGGCCGGATCCCGCCGCGCCGCCGCCAGGTCGGCCGCGTCCCAGCGACAGGCCACCGCGCCGCCTTCCAGCATGATGGCGGCGGAACAATGGGCCGCGACGCTCTCCAGCGCATGCGTCGCCAGAATCACGCTGCACGTTCCCGCCCGCACCCGCGCATCGATTATCCGCCGGACCTGCCAGGCGGCCAGCGGGTCCAGCCCGTTCAGCGACTCGTCCAGGATCAGCAGGCGCGGACTACCCAGCAACGCGGCCAGGATCGCGAATTTCGCCCGCGTGCCCAGCGAACAGGTCTCCAGCGGCACATCCATCCAGCGCGCCAGGTCCAGCACCACCACCGGGTCGTCCGCGCCCCAGTCGTCGGGTCGCCCCCAATCGGATCGCCCCCAGTCCGGCCGCGCCAATCCCTTCGCCGAGGCCACCAGCCGCAGATAATCCCGCCCGCTCAGCACCATCGGCAGCGCCGCGGGATCGACGGCATATCCCAATGCCCGCCGCGCCCGCACCGGATCGGCCAGCACATCCACCCCATCGATCGCCACCTGCCCGGCCAGCGGCGGCACCAGTCCGGACACGGCGCGCAACAGGGTGGATTTGCCCGCGCCATTCGCGCCCAGCAATCCCAGCCACTGCCCCGGCGGCAGCACCAGGTCGATCCCGCGCAGCACCACTTGCCCGCCATACCCCACCGTCAGGCCGGATACCGCCAGCACGGCATCCATGCGCGCAGCATCCGCCGCCCCGCTCATCGCACCCCCTCCCCGTCCGGCCGGCCAAGGCGCCCGGGCGTCCCGCCATGATGGAACATCCGTGCCGCGCGGTGCCACAGCCAGGCCAGCAGCAGGGCGCCCGCCGCCGCCTCGGCCATTCCCAGCCGGGCCCAATTCTCCGCCGCCGCATACAACCCCGCCCCATGGGCCAGAGCCGCCAGGCCCGGCCGCCCGACAAAATTCACGGCCATCGCCAGATAGACCGCATCCAGCCCCAGCAGGGCCAGCACCGCCGGCAGCACCATCCGCCCGGCACCCGGGCAGAACGCCAGCCCGACCGCCGCCGCCGCCAGCATGCAGCCCAGCGACAGCACCCCCGGCCCGCGCACCAGCGCCCACACCGCCCGGCCGAAGCGCACCGGCAGCACCCGCAACGCCACCGCCCCCAACGGCGCGCTGCGCAGCATGACGACGAACAGGACATGCCCCAC
Proteins encoded in this region:
- a CDS encoding zinc-binding alcohol dehydrogenase family protein, yielding MRAVGYQSPLPIGAPDSLQDIELPKPLPSGRDLLVEIRAVSVNPVDTKVRMSAPPEPGQWRVLGWDAAGIVTATGPDVRDFTIGDEVFYAGSLHRSGTNAQFHLVDERIVGRKPKSLDWAQAAALPLTAITAWEMLFDRIDIRRPVPGVVPSLLIVGGAGGVGSIAIQLARVLTDLTVIATASRPETQEWVRNLGAHHVIDHRNSLAGQVARLPTGAPGFVFSTTQTDQHVADIVELLAPQGHFGLIDDPKELDALPLKRKSLSLHWELMFTRPMFETADMAEQGKLLNEVSALVDSGRIRTTLGENFGLINADNLRRAHALVESGQAKGKIVLTGFGE
- a CDS encoding cupin domain-containing protein, coding for MSADNASSANAGGGRFDLNAIAASFPDSSDTMLLDTYLTDSASRSIRVFRVYRGVPAHYHTQCDEILHVLSGEGTFWIDNPATEAAFVPGQLLVFPRRAVHALPRILRAPVIFLAIDTPRRAQDDITFVDPEDGTPAEFIAKI
- a CDS encoding nuclear transport factor 2 family protein, giving the protein MNETPSDLVRRWYATGDTSLLDDDIVWVVLDSFPEGGRYVGREAVTERFFPAVKAHFTEYVAQPETLLADATDVATTGFYRVRTPLGRTGEIAFAHFWTIRNGKIAAFHQVADTAKLRDLLIDGKKGS
- a CDS encoding L-dopachrome tautomerase-related protein; this encodes MAHARSLRIEASNSVLNWNAVALAAHHVFVGGPRWTGFSGPSVAVLTTGGLLRPFPDSIWNGWKPGLDAKRRFVSVNALHIDPEGKLWVVDTGTPLFGRPPVKDGPKLVRLDPATGDILRVYPLDPVMAPPGSYIDDIRFNGPHAYLTDAGKGAVLVLDIATGVCRRVLDGAPATQARPDRPIVIDGRIVRNGNGTPLLINADPLEVSPDRKYLYFGPLEGPWSKVPTALLDDPATPPAVLAASVTPWADLPPIGGSAMDERGNLYFVALKNETVYRRDPAGRIVSLASDHRLHWADAPFLTRDGRLWLPVAQLDRLAQFQHGISRVQFPFLLLSLSTQP
- a CDS encoding cytochrome b/b6 domain-containing protein produces the protein MSGFEVIDAVRAPTAPVRYGAETRWLHWSCAVLILAQFVLGELMHRVPHAWHGPIVSVHLSLGVLLAALFVTRVAWRLTGGRAIRFAAGPAPGARLAPLAHGGLYVLLGGVIALGYLARWSAGQPVVAFGVPIASPFALPFALMSPVAHQRLGSLHGWLAWVIIIAALGHAAAALYHALVLRDGVLRRMWR
- a CDS encoding ABC transporter ATP-binding protein, coding for MSGAADAARMDAVLAVSGLTVGYGGQVVLRGIDLVLPPGQWLGLLGANGAGKSTLLRAVSGLVPPLAGQVAIDGVDVLADPVRARRALGYAVDPAALPMVLSGRDYLRLVASAKGLARPDWGRSDWGRPDDWGADDPVVVLDLARWMDVPLETCSLGTRAKFAILAALLGSPRLLILDESLNGLDPLAAWQVRRIIDARVRAGTCSVILATHALESVAAHCSAAIMLEGGAVACRWDAADLAAARRDPAGFGDAVMTLLMARR